The following coding sequences lie in one Nitrosopumilus sp. genomic window:
- the trxA gene encoding thioredoxin: protein MNIFRCGQQNNVTMGITQISDAKSWETNVINSNIPVFVDFWAEWCGPCRMVGPVVEELANDYDGKVKFVKVNVDEANELASKYNVFSIPTLILLNKGEIVSQQVGAASKESYKNMIDRALA, encoded by the coding sequence GTGAACATTTTTAGGTGCGGTCAACAAAACAACGTTACAATGGGTATTACACAGATTTCAGATGCAAAGTCGTGGGAAACAAATGTGATAAATTCAAACATCCCTGTATTTGTAGACTTTTGGGCCGAATGGTGTGGTCCATGTAGAATGGTAGGTCCAGTTGTCGAAGAATTAGCAAATGACTATGATGGCAAAGTTAAATTTGTCAAGGTTAATGTTGATGAAGCCAATGAATTGGCATCAAAATACAACGTCTTTAGTATTCCAACCTTAATTCTTCTTAACAAAGGAGAAATAGTTAGTCAGCAAGTGGGTGCTGCTTCTAAAGAGTCATACAAAAATATGATTGATAGAGCACTTGCATAA
- a CDS encoding pentapeptide repeat-containing protein translates to MDKTDKFLITSNVSKSRLSYPKIIGIILLGILLLGVSILVLNEKLPVICPLTQDLINNDLSKRNYAGCSIVFATIDRVNLAETNLSNANLTGTYIVSSDLRKIDLSYSILNGVTITNSFLGDANMTKILLAGAHLGGVTLTKSEISEGDLRGIDLTGGDLSYTDLSGADMRGADLRGANLTESNLSNTDLTGSNISGGHMLNSNLNNADLRDVNFSGANLSYTDLSGADMRGADLRGANLTESNLSNTNLTGVDFSGANLSNVNLNNTDLTGAILYCLNHEMCK, encoded by the coding sequence ATGGATAAAACAGATAAATTTTTAATTACATCTAATGTCTCAAAATCCAGATTATCTTATCCAAAAATAATAGGAATTATACTGCTGGGGATTTTGTTGTTGGGTGTAAGTATTCTTGTCCTTAACGAAAAACTCCCAGTAATTTGTCCATTAACACAAGATTTGATAAATAATGATCTTTCTAAAAGAAATTATGCTGGATGTAGTATAGTGTTTGCTACTATTGATAGAGTGAATTTGGCTGAAACAAATCTGTCTAATGCTAATCTTACTGGAACTTATATTGTAAGCTCTGATCTTCGTAAGATTGATTTGTCATATTCTATTCTAAATGGAGTAACAATTACAAATTCGTTTCTTGGAGATGCAAATATGACTAAAATTCTTCTTGCAGGCGCTCATTTAGGAGGTGTGACTCTTACTAAATCTGAAATTAGTGAAGGAGATCTAAGGGGTATAGATCTAACCGGAGGAGACTTATCTTACACCGATCTTTCTGGCGCCGATATGCGTGGAGCAGATTTGAGAGGTGCAAATCTCACGGAATCTAATCTGTCAAACACTGATTTGACAGGATCTAATATCTCAGGAGGACACATGTTGAACTCTAATCTTAATAATGCTGATCTTAGAGATGTAAATTTTTCAGGTGCGAATCTATCTTATACCGATCTTTCTGGCGCCGATATGCGTGGAGCAGATTTGAGAGGTGCAAATCTCACGGAATCTAATCTGTCAAACACTAATCTTACTGGTGTGGATTTTTCAGGTGCGAACCTATCCAATGTTAATCTTAATAATACTGATCTTACAGGTGCAATATTATATTGTTTAAATCATGAAATGTGCAAATAA
- a CDS encoding zinc ribbon domain-containing protein, translated as MEVFDGKKAAQDYMSKHTLAFSTPELTLMRFAFWLGDSVPDPKNKGEGIPRMMTYLTEQDFQPVLIDDDKYEPSGAVRSSAVVGNAYNEQRTDGNFCSECGTSLSATAKFCPECGTTQD; from the coding sequence ATGGAAGTTTTTGATGGTAAAAAAGCCGCACAAGATTATATGTCAAAACATACGTTAGCATTTTCTACTCCAGAATTAACTCTTATGAGATTTGCATTTTGGTTAGGAGATTCAGTTCCAGATCCAAAAAATAAGGGAGAAGGAATTCCAAGAATGATGACATACCTAACAGAGCAGGACTTTCAACCTGTGTTAATTGACGATGACAAATACGAACCATCTGGTGCGGTTAGAAGTTCTGCAGTAGTTGGAAATGCATACAATGAGCAAAGAACAGATGGTAATTTTTGTTCTGAATGCGGTACAAGTCTTTCAGCAACAGCAAAATTCTGTCCTGAATGTGGTACAACACAAGATTAA
- a CDS encoding dihydroorotase family protein has protein sequence MIYDTIITDSHVVLPRGIVDKNILICEGKIVGLTNDTPSCDHKINGNGLVCIPGPIDTHVHYGVYSPINEAAKTESHAAAIGGITTMMRMLRLKDSFSSSLQAQLDAASKNHYVDYAIHASIFNTQHINEMNYCVAKGITSFKIYMNLGGEVGHVYMDMPPNSSNLVAAHVNITDDIVKQTVKAAASLGCPVLVHAEDYESCGCGIKTAKEKNKDGLSSWSESRSPEFEAKAIKTVSKFGRYYNCVIYFVHIGSERALLQIEEEKKLGTKIFVETCPHYLTLSYEKQKGYLAKVMPPIRTENDRKAIWSALSKNLIDTIGTDHVANQLKLKLSGNDVWSALAGFPGIGTVLPILLNDGINQNKISLEQLVRFTSKNAAQIFGMYPQKGTLEKHSDADITMIDLKKEKQVTSDLFGGFSDYIVYEGRNLKGWPVKTIVRGEIVAEDFEVIGKLGYGKLVERTINS, from the coding sequence ATGATATATGATACTATAATTACTGATTCACATGTCGTTCTCCCACGAGGAATAGTTGATAAAAACATCCTAATTTGTGAGGGAAAAATTGTTGGATTAACAAATGATACTCCTTCATGTGATCATAAAATTAATGGTAATGGATTAGTTTGCATCCCTGGCCCAATCGACACCCATGTTCACTATGGTGTTTATTCACCCATTAACGAAGCCGCAAAAACTGAGTCTCATGCTGCAGCTATAGGAGGAATAACTACCATGATGAGAATGCTCAGACTAAAAGACTCTTTTTCTAGCTCATTGCAAGCTCAACTTGATGCAGCATCAAAAAATCATTATGTTGATTATGCAATTCATGCTTCTATTTTCAATACACAACATATTAACGAGATGAATTACTGTGTTGCAAAAGGAATAACATCGTTTAAAATTTACATGAATCTTGGTGGTGAAGTTGGACATGTTTACATGGATATGCCTCCAAACTCTTCAAATCTTGTTGCAGCTCATGTAAATATCACTGATGACATAGTTAAGCAAACAGTAAAAGCTGCCGCTTCACTTGGTTGTCCTGTTTTGGTTCATGCAGAAGACTATGAATCATGTGGGTGTGGAATTAAAACTGCAAAAGAAAAAAATAAGGATGGATTGTCATCTTGGTCTGAAAGTCGTTCCCCTGAATTTGAGGCAAAAGCAATTAAAACTGTTTCAAAGTTTGGAAGATATTACAATTGTGTAATTTACTTTGTTCATATTGGCTCAGAGCGTGCATTGTTGCAAATTGAGGAGGAGAAAAAACTTGGAACAAAAATTTTTGTAGAAACATGTCCTCATTATCTAACACTATCTTATGAAAAGCAAAAAGGATATCTTGCTAAGGTCATGCCTCCGATAAGAACAGAAAATGATCGTAAGGCAATCTGGTCTGCTTTATCTAAGAATCTTATTGATACAATAGGCACAGATCATGTGGCAAATCAACTTAAACTCAAGCTAAGTGGAAATGATGTATGGAGTGCATTAGCTGGATTTCCTGGAATTGGAACAGTACTTCCAATATTGCTTAATGATGGGATTAATCAAAATAAGATTTCACTTGAACAGTTAGTTAGATTTACTAGCAAAAATGCGGCTCAAATTTTTGGAATGTATCCACAAAAAGGAACACTAGAAAAACATTCTGATGCAGACATTACTATGATAGATTTGAAAAAAGAAAAACAAGTAACTTCTGATCTATTTGGAGGCTTTTCTGATTATATTGTGTATGAAGGAAGAAATCTAAAAGGGTGGCCTGTAAAAACAATTGTAAGAGGAGAGATAGTAGCAGAAGACTTTGAAGTTATTGGAAAGCTTGGTTATGGTAAACTAGTTGAGCGAACAATTAATTCTTAA
- a CDS encoding zinc ribbon domain-containing protein, with translation MSFGEVDTLNMLFDKLSSLFDESQGYYESFLDTNNMYKKGLLSDKEFFQKLGDYTVAYSALEFLAIKVIFEMKKSLGTGSGTTQSPGLMPGMGNPGMMAGGMGAPPRAGTAQNPVGGGPPGIVSAKEAFGDVGTLPSPDPSLMPRQTAQQSGNGCSSCGAALRPNAKFCTKCGAKA, from the coding sequence ATGTCATTTGGTGAAGTAGATACCCTCAACATGTTGTTTGATAAGCTTTCTAGCTTGTTTGATGAATCTCAAGGATACTATGAATCATTCTTGGATACTAACAACATGTACAAAAAAGGCCTTCTTAGTGACAAAGAATTCTTCCAAAAATTAGGTGATTATACTGTAGCCTACTCTGCATTAGAATTTCTAGCAATCAAAGTAATATTTGAAATGAAAAAATCATTAGGAACCGGTTCTGGAACTACACAGTCTCCTGGCTTAATGCCTGGAATGGGGAATCCTGGAATGATGGCTGGTGGCATGGGAGCGCCACCAAGAGCAGGTACTGCACAAAATCCTGTAGGTGGAGGACCTCCAGGAATTGTTTCTGCTAAAGAAGCATTTGGAGACGTTGGAACTTTACCATCGCCTGATCCATCTTTAATGCCTAGACAAACTGCTCAACAAAGTGGAAATGGATGCTCGTCGTGTGGTGCTGCTTTAAGACCTAATGCAAAGTTTTGTACAAAGTGTGGCGCTAAAGCATAA
- a CDS encoding MEMO1 family protein translates to MIREPVVAGQFYPGRKEDLENMIKNCMDHKYGPGSKSILSDERIFGIICPHAGYVYSGPTACYSYKSISSQNPEIVIIIGPNHFGIGKDVATMVDAQWKTPLGMVQVDSELAKQVSKISKFIKIDEYSHSQDHSLEVQIPMLQKILSSNFQIIPIILRAQHMNIAIDVGNAVSEIAKRKNTIIIASSDFTHYEENSFAHQQDKALIEPILEMDVDRFYQVLREKRVTACGYGAIASVMIACKNLGATKGELLSYATSGDISGNTQSVVGYCAIKFI, encoded by the coding sequence ATGATCAGAGAACCAGTTGTTGCAGGTCAGTTTTATCCTGGAAGAAAGGAAGATTTGGAAAATATGATAAAGAATTGCATGGATCACAAATATGGACCTGGCAGTAAATCCATATTATCAGATGAGAGAATATTTGGAATAATTTGTCCCCATGCAGGATATGTCTATTCAGGTCCAACTGCATGTTACTCGTACAAATCAATTTCATCTCAGAATCCAGAGATCGTAATTATTATTGGACCAAATCATTTTGGCATCGGGAAAGATGTAGCTACAATGGTTGATGCACAGTGGAAGACTCCATTGGGAATGGTTCAAGTGGATTCAGAGTTAGCAAAACAAGTTTCAAAAATATCAAAATTTATAAAAATTGATGAGTATTCTCATTCCCAAGATCATAGTTTAGAAGTACAAATCCCAATGCTACAGAAAATACTTTCTAGTAATTTTCAAATTATTCCAATAATTTTACGAGCTCAACATATGAATATTGCGATAGATGTTGGAAATGCAGTATCTGAAATTGCAAAAAGGAAAAATACAATTATTATTGCGTCGTCTGATTTTACTCATTATGAAGAAAATTCCTTTGCCCATCAGCAAGACAAAGCATTGATAGAGCCAATATTAGAAATGGATGTGGATAGATTCTATCAAGTGTTAAGAGAGAAAAGAGTTACTGCATGTGGTTATGGTGCAATTGCATCAGTAATGATTGCATGTAAAAATCTGGGGGCAACAAAAGGAGAACTACTCAGTTATGCAACAAGTGGTGATATATCAGGCAATACACAATCAGTTGTAGGTTATTGCGCAATAAAATTTATTTAA